The nucleotide window AGGCGGGGGGTGCGCATCACGCTTCTCGGCCGCGCCAACCGGATCGGCACCAGCCTCGACGCCGTCAGCACGGCGCGGGACTTGGCGTCGGTCGTCGTCCCCGACTTCGCGGACCATGTCGCAGTCGACCTCGCGGAGCACGTCACGGACGGAGCCCAGCCTCCGGCGGGGCACGACGGCAGCGGCATGTCCTTGCTGCGGGTCGCAGCCCTCAGTGCGCAGTCGCCGCCCTACTCCCTTCCAGGACGGAGCCCTGCAGCCCGGTCGCAGACTCACCGAGCGTGAACTCACCGAGCTCACCGGAGTGAGCCGCACCTCCGTGCGGGAGGCCTTGAGGCGTCTCCAGGCTGAAGGGCTGGTCGAGGAGTCGCCCAGCCGAGGGCTGCGGGTGACCATTCCGACAGCGGAGGAGGTCGAACAGATCTATGAGATCCGTGCCGAGCTCGAGCCGCTCGCGGTGCGCTTGTTCGTCGAGCGTGCGACCCAGCAGGAGGTCGACGAACTCGCCTCCGTCACCACCGAGTTGAACCCCGCGGGCGACGCCAACAAGGACGTGTTGGACCGCTTCGACAGCGTTCTTCTCGCCGGCTGCCGCAATCCCATGCTGGCGGAACTGCTCGGCAGTCTGTACAGCCGGATCCATGCGCTGCGTCGGATCTCGGCCGCCACCCCGGGGCGTATGACCGTCACCAAGCAGGAGTACGCCGAACTGGTCGAGGCGATCCGGCGTCGTTCCGCCGAAGACGCGGCGGAGGTGGCCCGTCGGCACGTATCCGCGGCCCGGGCGTCCGCCAAGATCGCGATGAGCCTGCTCACGCGGGAAGCCGACTGACGGCGTCGAGGACAACTGTCCGGCGGACGGCTCATCGAGCAGAAATCCGAAGACGCGGCGATAAGCCGAGGAAGTCGGCAATAACACCACGAGCACAAGGACGTGCAGACATGACTACGGACACCATCGCCCCGGCGATACCAGACCTGTCGGACCCGGCGACCTTCGCCTCAGCAGTACCCCATCAGGCCCTCGACGCGGTCAGGCAGCTGCCTGGGCTGTACTGGCAGCCGACGAAAGCGGGCACGCTCAACGGTGGTTTCTGGTGCGTCACCCGGCACGCCGACATCATCGAGATCGAGTTGCTCACCCATGAGCTGCAGGACGCCGCCGCGCACTTCGGCGACATCGACGTCCTGCCGTACTCCCCGGTCGGCAGGTTCGACACCACCGCCTTGACCTCTCCTACCAGCACGGAGCCGTCGCGTGTGGAGTTCGAGATGAACTTCCAGCTCTACGGCGCCATCACGGCAACGAAGGCCCCGCGATGCGCGAGGCCGGCTCGGGCACCCTCCTCTACACCACCGGCGCCGGGTCCATCGTCCCCGACCTGCGGGTCGCAAACGTCAACGTCGCCGCCGCGGCGCTGCGCAACTGCGCGATGAACCTGCGCAACGAGCTGGCCGGTACCGGTGTTCAGGCCGCCCACGTCGGCACCGCCGTCCATTCGGGCCTGCCGACGGCCCTGCCCGAGCAGATCTCCCCCGTCAACTGGGAGCTGCACACCACCGGGCGTGACCAGGCCGAGCACGTCTTCGGTCTCTGAACGTTGTCGGACCATCGGCAGTGCACTCCGCCGACCGCGCAGGGGTGGGTTAGGTGGGTGCCTGTGGGAGTTGCTCCTTCGCCGTGGCGCGGAGCGGTCCTCGAGCTCGTGGGCAGGCGTGTCAGAGGGTGAGGAGCACCTTGGTGGCGCGGCGTTCGTCCATGGCCTTGTAACCCTCTGCCGCCTGCTCCAGGGGCAGGGTGAGGTCGAAGACCTTGCCGGGGTCGATAGTGCGGTCCCAGATGAGTCGGATCAGGTCGGGCAGGAACCGGCGCACCGGGGCGGGGCCGCCGAGGGTGTGGATGCCGGCGAAGAACAGCTCGATCCCGGGGATGGTTACGTCGTAGTTGACGCCCACGTAGCCCAGGTGCCCTCCGCCGCGGGTGGCGCCGACGGCCTGCATGAACGATTCCTGCGTGCCGACCGCCTCGATGACCGAGTGCGCGCCGAGCCCGCCGGTGAGTTCCTTGATCTTCGCGATGCCCTCTTCGCCGCGCTCTTCGACGATGTCGGTGGCGCCGTAGTGGCGGGCCAGCTTCTGCCGC belongs to Streptomyces graminofaciens and includes:
- a CDS encoding GntR family transcriptional regulator, whose translation is MSRTSVREALRRLQAEGLVEESPSRGLRVTIPTAEEVEQIYEIRAELEPLAVRLFVERATQQEVDELASVTTELNPAGDANKDVLDRFDSVLLAGCRNPMLAELLGSLYSRIHALRRISAATPGRMTVTKQEYAELVEAIRRRSAEDAAEVARRHVSAARASAKIAMSLLTREAD